The following DNA comes from Candidatus Nitrosotalea okcheonensis.
GTGGTATGTTCACATTTGGAGAAGAAGAAGGCGAGAAAATTGATTTTGACAAAAATGAAATGCAAAAAATTCATGATGAACTCAATACTTCTGAGAAGGGAGATTTGATCACACTTGGCAGTCCTCAACTTGGCATTGAAGAAATTGCCGACTTGGCTTTAATGCTCAAAGGAAGATCATTTCAAAAACGTTGCATGATCTTTTGTCCACGGGCAATTAAAGGACAAATAACAGACTTGGGTTATGCAAATGAAATAAAGCGAGCCGGAGGAGAACTCTTGTACGACTGCTGTACTTGTTTGTCTCCATTAGTTGATAACAAAGAGGTAGATTCTGTTGTCACAAATAGCGTAAAAGGCGCATATTATTTGAGAACATCTAACAATGTTGATGTCAACCTAAAGAGCCTCAAAAGAATCGTAGAAGAGGAAACAAAATGAATGTCAAAATAATCGTGCGAGGAAAAGCACAAGGTTCATTACTTGTAGCTAAAAACCCAATAAACTTTCTTGGAGGAATTGATAAAAAATCAGGTCTAGTACATGATAAAAAACATGATCTTTTTGGAAAATCAATTGGCAATAAAGTTCTTGCATTTCCTTTTGGCGTGGGAAGTAGTGTTGGTGCATATACAATATACTCTCTAAAATATAACAACTGTGCACCACTTGCCATGATTTGTCTAAAGGCTGATTTGACAACAGCATCTGGATGTGCTATATCAAATATCCCACTGGTTGTTGTAGACAAAAATGATTATGATTTACTCCAAGAAAATGATCAAGTCACACTTGATGCAATTGCAGGTAAAATTCTATAGCTCTAGTCTTTTGACTTGCCCGTTTGGCTTGGTTTCTTTGAAGACAATTCCCTCAAATTTCAAAATCCTTGCACTTTTTTGTTTCCAATAGTTGAAAGGAGCCCCAGCCTTTTCACAGGTATGATTTAGAAACTCTTCTGCGTTCCATCCATATTCAACAGAAACCTGAGGTAAAAGCAGACCTGACCCAAATTCCCATCTCATAATCAGACCATCTCTTCCTACCTTGATCATTTTAGGATATTCAGACGTATCCTTAACCTTGATCTCAATAGGTGGAGTAAGCACAGTTACTTCAAATATAATTTCATTTAGCTCCTCAAATACTACAGGTGGAAAAC
Coding sequences within:
- a CDS encoding aconitase X swivel domain-containing protein, whose protein sequence is MNVKIIVRGKAQGSLLVAKNPINFLGGIDKKSGLVHDKKHDLFGKSIGNKVLAFPFGVGSSVGAYTIYSLKYNNCAPLAMICLKADLTTASGCAISNIPLVVVDKNDYDLLQENDQVTLDAIAGKIL
- a CDS encoding TIGR00296 family protein is translated as MSISDEDGQRLVKTARLVVTEYLKEGKKIELSKEIKSKFAYKSGVFVTLNKKEKLRGCIGFPMPDRILHQSLLDAAIASSTEDPRFPPVVFEELNEIIFEVTVLTPPIEIKVKDTSEYPKMIKVGRDGLIMRWEFGSGLLLPQVSVEYGWNAEEFLNHTCEKAGAPFNYWKQKSARILKFEGIVFKETKPNGQVKRLEL